GTCCCAGGACTTTGTGGAACTCTCAGGGGCGGAAACTGCTCTATTGTCCCGCTCTATTGTCCCCTGACCACTCTCACTGGTATGCAGAAAGGGAGGGCAGGGCACTGCCTCTGATACATTTAGAAACATGCATACAAACACAGGAATTCCTGCGAGGTTCTTTTCACTTTGTTGCCGTAGACTTGGGAGGAATCTTGGATACAAGTCAACTCTCTGTATCCCTCAGAGTCTTTTCTTAATCCTTGATTTTGCCGTACATGCTTAATGTTTAACCACCAGAGGTTTATAAAACTGTATGggtttttatattattatgtatTCATGAGTCTGTGGAGACACAGAACCAGGGGTCTTATTACAGAAACTCTGTAATCCTATCTTATCTCCGTTCAGTATGACATTTAGGACTTTTGTtatcacagaaatatgtttcCTAACTGCATTTTGAAAAATCTGATCTTATCTTAATATAGGAATTCAGCTATCTATTTTAGGGATTACTCAAGTGAAGTTAGGATGGCACAGACCCTGTCCTTAATTCAGAATTACTGCCATAAATGGCAGCAGCATGATTGTGAGGCCTGTGTGGTAATGGTAATGAAGATGGGGAACGACATGAACAAATGTAAGGATTAAAGAACTACTCAAACTGTATGATGTCACTTTAAATTTCTTGGACCATGTATCAATGGGTATATATCAACTGCCAAGACGATTAATTTTGAATTTGATCAACATGCTACGTCCAGCTCTGGAGATTCCTACAAGGAAGCATGGGGTTCAGCCAGTGGTCGTACAGATGACAAATTCACTACCTTTTTCCTAGACTGAGATTGAGGATTATTATGTTATGTTGATATTATGTCTTGTCCAGCTCAAATGGCCTACTGACACATTCTCATCATAGATACACGCATGAAAGGACAAGTGCCAATTGGAGGGTTAATCAGATTTACAGTTATAGTTCAGATTTCCTTAAGGTATAAAGATAAGACAAGACATCTGAGACAGGACAGAAAACAGCCACAAGTTTAGGAATTGCTTCTGTAATAGGAAGATAGGATTTTCCCTGTCTTTTAAACTtaagttaaaggtccagtgtgaaggttATAGGGcaacatattggcagaaattgaatataatataataagtatgcgTTCTTCGTTGATTTCGTTGCATTATCGTTACCTTAGaaggagctgtttatatctacatagggagcaggtcctcatccgcCATGTggcattgccatgtttctacagtggcccagaatgaATAAACCAAACAGTGACTCAAGATTAGATCCATGTTTTCGCATTGGCCACCCTAGCACTGCTACAATCAGTATTTTTATCAGCGTAAAGCATCAGGTCCTTTTTTattgtggagaggaagagagctccacagataattcggctcccaataaaaacctcctgaatgtctgacTCTCAAGTTGTCAGataaaaaaggtgagcacacattagtcGGTGCTCATTTCCGACATGcaaaacagcattggagaaacactgatttgtaacatgaacctgcttaattcagtgttttaaccagttcaaatcacctggtccatttgttttggagagaaagagaaccCTGAGGATATTTTGGCTCACggcaaaaacctcctgaacaatgaagacttgaggaattctaaccaggacaAGTTCCATAtgcttgcaatctgcagtcctcacctctagatgccactaaatcttgtacactggacctttaagacagGGCAAGCAGTTACAATATTTTCCTGGAATGATGCCTCAGGGCTGTAACTTTAAATATTCAAACTGTGTTTTATGTCCTAATTAAAAGGGATCTCAATCGTTCAGATTGTTACATGCTGTGATAATAATAGCTGCGTTCACCACAGCATGGACAAATACCATGATAGTGGGTCCATAATTGCACAGAGGAGCGGCTGATGATAAGTGTGGAGGAGATAAAAGTAGCAACAAAAAGAATGAGCTATGTGGTAGGCAAAATCAGAAGCCCCTGTTTTTCACCATTCCTGTTCACACATGGACACATAaattagcaaacacacacacgcacgcacgcacgtacgcacatacgcacacatgcacacacacacacagagttctgTCCTGGCATCTATCTTCAAACAGCCTTGAAACTCTAAATGCTACAGTGTTGTCACCTCCTTTTGCTGAATGTCAGCCAGGATGAGCTAAGCTACACTTGTGATGTATGTGTGTTGTTTAGTACCTTCAGTCTATTTGTGTgcatacacagagacacactcatGCTCATGCACACTGCATCTGTGTTGAATGAAACGGTGACTTCATCGCACAACCCGAGGACTCCCCTACAGAAACGATTCCTGCCCTGCattcgctctctctctctcacacacacacattgtctctctcttcctctgccccAGAAAATGCAAACGAACAGgagaagggaagaaaaaaaaatgctattgTGAGATAGAGAGGATGCATCCCACTGTACTATAAATAACCCAGTCAAACTCTGTGTTGCTAAGGCTGGCTCAGCAGCCGCTCTTTCATCATTCCTCACCCCTTACTCGCCTTTTTCCCTGCCTCCCTCCTCATCGCCTCCTTTTTCCTTTCAttgctccttccctccctccctctctctctctccccctctttctcaTCTGTTTAGTCACAGAGACAAATGAGTAAGAGTGAGAGGGAGGCAGCCCTGTCAATATCCTCGTGCTGTGATGCTGAATGCATGATGTGCTCCATTCACAACATTTCCTGTCCCTATGTATAGCCGCGGAGTCGAGTAACCCCGCTGTGGAAGAAGAGAGGGTGTAGTGGCGATAAGAATCCCTCCATCACCGTCAGTCAGAGATGCAGCTTTGCCTCCTGAGGTTGACAAAGATGGAGGATAGGAGAGGGTGGCAGGGTGTTGTCACAAGTAGGGCAGGATCAGTCTTGATAATCTTGTTTCAAACCAAATATGACACCTGATATGCCCACAAGTCACTCAGTccacttgtgttttttaaaggtttgcaggGTGGAAGGGGTTCTTTTGATTCTGGTGTATTTAGACATCTATTCATAAACTTGAGCAAAGCAAGATAGAGCTTTTTTTCAACAGAAATTGTGGAGGAAGCAGCACCATCTGCTGGTTAAAACACAACACTGCTACTACCAGATATTTAATATTGATTCTGACAACCTCTCTGTCTTTGatttacagcagaaagaaacaaaggaggaagaggagaagggaaCAAAGGACCTGTCGGAAGAAGAGGTGCGGACAAGGATAGAAGAGTACAACGCTCAAGTCTCTGAAAATGGCATGAAACTGGTGAGTTTTTCTTGTTGTCGCTGCGCAATGTACTGTACTGTTTAAGATCAAACTAACAATGAAACCAGTTTTTATAACTTCCTCGCTTTCATTCAGATAGAAACAAGCCTCCAAGCTTCGATCGTTGCCGTTGTAATCACTGTCTAAATCAGTATTTGAATGCACTGTTGTCAGACAAGGAAATGTAACCTTAGTGATAGTTTTGTGACTCCAACTCACTCACATCGAAAATATGCGATATGCTCTCAAGATGTCCAAAAGGTCAAGCATCTGGAATAGAATCAAAATCAACCAAGATGAGTGAATGCTGAGTGTCAGATATGACTAAGGACTAAGGACTACACTGAGCTTggcaaatcacctgaaaactgaAAGTAACAGCTTCGTCGTCATGCAATGTAGCCTTTTTTTCTAGCTATCATGGCTAATGTTACTGTTACCTGCGTACAGTACATACATACAGCATCCAACATACAGTACTTCCTTCCAGTCCTGTTATAACACACATGTCAGCACTGAAACATGCCTTCACTCTCTTACTGTCTCCCTTAATCTCTGTGCGTTCCAGGCTTCAGATGGATCCTACACAGGTTTCATTAAGGTCCACCTGAGGCTCAGTCGACCAGTCACAGTCCCTGCTGTGGAGGCGGCAGGCTCAGAAGGAGCGTCCAAGCAGGCAGGCGGCCACACTGAAGGGACGGACTGTGCGCAGAGCGAAAAGAGAACATCCTTCTACCTACCATGTGACTGTGTGAAGCAGATCCACATCAGCTCTCTGACCACCACCAGAGAGGTCATCCAGGGCTTGCTGAAGAAGTTCATGGTGTTGGACAATCCCCGCAAATTTGCATTGTACAGGCAGACGCACCGCGACGGACAGGGTGAGGACAAGACACCTGGTTGAAAGCTCATTTGCAGAAAACGTGTAGTAGACAGCACtgaatgatgtttttctttgtgcttTTCTCCTCCAGATCTGTTCCAGAAGCTTCCTCTATGTGAGCGTCCACTTCTCCTGAGGTTGATAGCAGGGCCTGACCCAGAGCAGCTCAGCTTTGTCCTCAAGGAAAATGAGACTGGAGAGGTGGAGGtgagaaaacacagacaaacacactttaGTTGGCAATAAAGGGAATTTATAAAGGCTGCTGAGGTAACATTCCTCTTTGATAGACATTCATAGACGGCTAGTAGTAAAAACAAATTTTCTGCAGTGGTATTATAATCAGCTTCTCTCATTCACAGTGGCATGCATTCTCTGTCCCTGAGCTACAAAACTTCCTGGTAATCCTGGAGAAAGAGGAGGCGGAGCGCGTGCGGGCAGTGGAACAAAAATACACCATGTACCGAAAGAAACTACAACAGGCCCTCCAACAACATGACCCCTGACCCGTTCACCTGTTACCTTATAACCTCAACCCAGGGAGAGACTGACCCTTTGAACGTTGACCCCCTCCCCCTCAACACCCGTGATCTATTCAGAGACTGGAGCCGGAGCTGAACTTGTCTCCACCCTCCACACATACAcccaaacatacagtacatttataCACAGATGCATACCCTTTCTCAGGACGCATACAAGCCCCCCCTACCATCCACACATCCACTCCCCGAGGAGAGAATCAGGGGTTGAAAGCGACGTGAAAGGCTACAGGGTGTGTGGTCTGCTAGCTGATTTGAAAAGCAGTGCTTTCATTGCcaaggacacacacagaaagatcACAGCAATGCAAGATCTGAAAGTCCGACTTGAGATCTCGTTTGGGACTGATATGAATCattagtgtttttaaaaaattccctccctctgctactgctgctgctgctactgcaagtgttacTTATGCATGAGTCTCTCTCAGCTCATCCCCCTGCACACATAGAGTTAGAAGTAAAACAGAAGGCATGATTACTCTTTGGTGGAAGGACAATCATACTgagtattctttttttcttggaaTATATGTATAGGGTTATCACCAGATGTGTTATTTTTGTGCCGGAATATAAACATGTGGATTTGTGAGGGAGGTGTTTGGGGTCAAGGCTTGAGGCAAAAGGCTGTGGATGCTGGAACAAGACATGGAAAGATAAGAAAGTGAGATCCATTCTCTGATTTTTCTCAGGGAGCATGCGTCGAGCAAAGAGAAAACCTAAAGGAGGAAAGAAACCGAAATCCACCCTTCAACACCCCGTTTTAGCCCACTTTGTCCAAAATctcagcttttttttatttgtttctattATTTCAATTTCCTAGTTTAACAACATGTTAGAAGACGCTTTCAGGTGCTTCGCTGACAGAAAGGTCTTCAATCTGACCCAGTTACCACACAAATCTAACCTCTTTTATGACATTAAAGGGcagctttggtatttttcagtctggaccttattttcctatgttttttaTGTCTAATGGAGACAAGTTtcaaaattggtccagtattaaatgagagcactgcagcccacagctgtgaaacaggctgcaatgtaacgtCAAAGGGCAGTTGTGCACCATCAATtaacgtccactaaaagtgcttgtttcttTCACTgtcaggctcagattattataaGTGTTTGAAAACATTATGAAACGGATCCTTACAAAGATAGAACTTTTTGTTAAAAGTAAGtatctttttgttttactaGAAACAGACCCGAAATTGCTGTCAGCAAACTCACtaaactccatttaaataaacagtgaatAGTGAATAGAGGCAACATATTTTCACACCTAATGGGTGAACTGAGGGTTCATTTCAACCAAATTAGAGTTGTGGATTGCTGGAACAGTGAAAGAAGGAACCAAGGCAGCTTTTGTgagtgttattttgtgtctgtcgactttgaatgaagaGTGTTTTATCATGataaaaatcactgtttatttaagtggagtctggtgggtgcGACCGTggcgattttggggctgtttctggctcaacaaaaaggatcttagtCTTTCACAAAAAGATCTATCTCTGTAggaatcctttccataatgttgtcagacacgtCAAAAAActatttgagcctgtcagtggcaaaaacaagcactttaagtggaAGATAATTGATAGCACGCGATTGCCCTTTAacgttacattgcagcctgtggCGCAGCTGTCGGCTGCAGCGCTTTCGCTCAATACCAAACCAGTTTCAGGAACTGTGTCTCCATtcatcacttagacacaaaatcacaagaaaataggatccaggttgaaaaataccaaagttaccctttaactgTTATTCCATTTTCCCTCCCTAAATCCAGATTCAACCAACCTTGCACGAACTGCCAAGCAAGGCAAAACACATACCTTCACAGATTTTACACTTTATTGTAAAAGTGATTTTACACTGTTATTATATGGGTTGCATTTGAATGTGATGGGATTTTCACACCAAAGCTCAGAGGGACAGATCTATTGAGAGGATTTTAAAGGGATGAGAGACATTTGGAAGTTTATCTAATTATAAAGGTGGTGtatgtaaaaaagaaattaattaaCCAGCTTCTGTTTTTGCACATATAGATGCAGGTCACTGAAGGGCCCACAGCTCTGGGGCTGGGCATGCATTTttgcttctcttttctttttatctccCCACCTTCCACCCCAAAAAAAGAAAcgaaaaatatataaagttcATGATAATGGCTATGATGTACCAATGACGTGTTTGCAATGCATATGTATTATGT
This region of Epinephelus fuscoguttatus linkage group LG1, E.fuscoguttatus.final_Chr_v1 genomic DNA includes:
- the rassf5 gene encoding ras association domain-containing protein 5 isoform X3, giving the protein MTVNTVLTPSMTSSNSMSSGYCSLDEEDFTFFTAKTSFFRKPKHAAKQKETKEEEEKGTKDLSEEEVRTRIEEYNAQVSENGMKLASDGSYTGFIKVHLRLSRPVTVPAVEAAGSEGASKQAGGHTEGTDCAQSEKRTSFYLPCDCVKQIHISSLTTTREVIQGLLKKFMVLDNPRKFALYRQTHRDGQDLFQKLPLCERPLLLRLIAGPDPEQLSFVLKENETGEVEWHAFSVPELQNFLVILEKEEAERVRAVEQKYTMYRKKLQQALQQHDP
- the rassf5 gene encoding ras association domain-containing protein 5 isoform X4, producing MFAEDCSYTCHLECQSKVRLDCNKKDRQLEETLSPRRRCSSAAPQHRQKETKEEEEKGTKDLSEEEVRTRIEEYNAQVSENGMKLASDGSYTGFIKVHLRLSRPVTVPAVEAAGSEGASKQAGGHTEGTDCAQSEKRTSFYLPCDCVKQIHISSLTTTREVIQGLLKKFMVLDNPRKFALYRQTHRDGQDLFQKLPLCERPLLLRLIAGPDPEQLSFVLKENETGEVEWHAFSVPELQNFLVILEKEEAERVRAVEQKYTMYRKKLQQALQQHDP
- the rassf5 gene encoding ras association domain-containing protein 5 isoform X2, which translates into the protein MAQIAPLVPGQKDVKEEARVGVRPGGVEGVRVGRTLLGQVSLHLEEVTGDSEGEAGSACFGQVSRRLGRLLKRLPKSRSWSDSLRILRRSSSNGSLLTTSDCSYTCHLECQSKVRLDCNKKDRQLEETLSPRRRCSSAAPQHRQKETKEEEEKGTKDLSEEEVRTRIEEYNAQVSENGMKLASDGSYTGFIKVHLRLSRPVTVPAVEAAGSEGASKQAGGHTEGTDCAQSEKRTSFYLPCDCVKQIHISSLTTTREVIQGLLKKFMVLDNPRKFALYRQTHRDGQDLFQKLPLCERPLLLRLIAGPDPEQLSFVLKENETGEVEWHAFSVPELQNFLVILEKEEAERVRAVEQKYTMYRKKLQQALQQHDP